In Streptomyces sp. NBC_00878, a single window of DNA contains:
- a CDS encoding DUF1707 domain-containing protein, whose protein sequence is MSGEILPTGKRSGSGSSPELRASHADRDRVVDVLRVAAGDGLLTAAELDERLEVALSARTVGELTPLTADLPPVSASVGAAVTEVKDVLRIDRKFSTVKRGGPWVVPRRLELAVQWCDVTLDFTQAVITQDTLRIDMDMPGKTLTLITRPGIVVDADGLSLAHSKVRIHQASDLAVPIKLRVELVGSKSFGRVVVRPPRRTFGQWLLRRPASLPAGD, encoded by the coding sequence ATGTCAGGAGAGATCTTGCCCACGGGGAAGCGCTCCGGGTCCGGCTCGTCGCCCGAGCTGCGGGCTTCTCATGCGGACCGGGACCGGGTGGTGGATGTGCTGCGTGTCGCGGCGGGGGACGGCCTGCTGACCGCGGCCGAGTTGGACGAGCGACTGGAGGTCGCTCTGTCGGCGCGGACCGTCGGCGAGCTGACACCGCTCACCGCTGATCTGCCGCCCGTGTCGGCCTCGGTCGGCGCGGCCGTGACAGAGGTCAAGGACGTACTCCGGATCGACCGGAAGTTCAGCACGGTCAAACGCGGGGGGCCTTGGGTGGTGCCGCGGAGGCTGGAGCTCGCGGTGCAGTGGTGCGATGTGACGCTCGACTTCACTCAGGCAGTGATCACGCAGGACACCTTGCGGATCGACATGGATATGCCCGGCAAGACCCTGACGCTGATCACCAGGCCGGGCATCGTGGTCGACGCCGACGGCCTGTCACTGGCACACAGCAAGGTCAGGATCCATCAGGCGTCGGACCTCGCTGTGCCGATCAAGCTCCGCGTGGAGCTGGTCGGCTCGAAGAGCTTTGGCCGTGTCGTGGTGCGGCCCCCGCGCCGGACGTTCGGACAGTGGCTGCTGCGCAGGCCCGCGTCCCTGCCCGCCGGCGATTGA